GCCAAGACCGGCCGTTACGCCGGTATTGTCGCCGCCGCACTGGTGGTGGACGGTGGGATCTACCGTCACGAGTTCGTCGCCCAGTCGGTGGTCAGCGGCCTGATGCAAGTGCAGCTGGAAACTGAAGTGCCAGTGTTCTCGGTATCGCTGACACCGCATCACTTCCATGCCGGCACCGAGCATCACACCTTTTTCTATGAACACTTCGTGCACAAGGGCCAGGAAGCGGCACGCACCTGCGCCGATACGCTGCACAAGGTCCGCGCGATCCGTCGCAGCGAGCCGCGGGCTGTAGCGGTCTAAGCAACACTGCACACCCAACTATGGGAACAGGCTTTGTGTGGGAGCTGGCTTGCCTGCGATAGCATCACCTCGGTGTAACTGATAGACCGA
Above is a genomic segment from Pseudomonas azadiae containing:
- a CDS encoding 6,7-dimethyl-8-ribityllumazine synthase, coding for MQPTAIDSKSKNHHGERVAFIQACWHKDIVDQSRKGFLAEMIAQGYQESDIDFFEVGGAFEMPLHAKLLAKTGRYAGIVAAALVVDGGIYRHEFVAQSVVSGLMQVQLETEVPVFSVSLTPHHFHAGTEHHTFFYEHFVHKGQEAARTCADTLHKVRAIRRSEPRAVAV